The Amycolatopsis endophytica genome includes the window CGAACGGCGTCAAGTTCATGGACGGCGGCCCCACCGTGCTCAACGCCATCATCGGCCAGGCACCCGTCGGCTACTACGACCAGAGCGACCATCTCGTCGTCGCCAGCAACCCGGCGCTGCGCCAGGGCTGGGACCAGGTCGTCGACGCGGTCAAGGCGAACCTCAGCGCCGGGCTGCTCTACAGCACGCCCACCTGGAACACCGGGTTCACGCAGAGCCAGTTCGCCACGGTCACCTGCCCGGCCTGGATGATGCCCAAGATCAAGGACCAGGCGCCGGACACCGCGGGCAAGTGGGATGTCGCGACCGTGCCCGGCGGGGGCGGCAACTGGGGTGGCTCGTACCTGACGGTTCCCCAGCAGGGCAAGCACACCCAGGAAGCCGTCGAGCTCGCCGCCTGGCTGACCGCGCCCGAGCAGCAGGCGAAGATCTTCACCAGCCAGGGCCTGCTCCCGTCGACCCCGTCGCTCTACGACAACCCGGAGATCGCCGGTTACACGGACCCGTTCTTCAACAACGCGCCCGTCGGCAAGCTCTTCACCGACGCGGCGAAAGAACTGAAGCCGCAGTACCAGGGGCCCAAGGCCGGTGACGTGCAGACGGAGTTCGGCAACGCCATGCAGCGCGTCGAACAGGGCAAGCAGGACGGCGCGGCGGCGTGGCAGCAACTGGTCGACGACGTGGCGAAACTGCAGAGTTGATGACCTCCGCGAAGACGCTGACCTGGGCCGAGCGGCGGCACAAATGGAGCGCCACGCTGTCGCCGTTCGGCTTCATCAGCCCGTACTTCCTCATCTTCGGCGCCTTCGGGCTGTTCCCGCTGCTGTACACGGCCGTCGTGTCGCTGCAGGACCGGAACCTGCTCGACGCCGACGGCGCGACGTTCATCGGGTTGGGCAACTACGAGCAGCTGCTGTTCCACGATCCCTACTTCTGGAACGCGATGGGGAACACGGTCAGCCTGTGGCTGCTGACCACGATCCCGCAGATCCTGTTCGCGCTCGGCGTCGCGCACCTGCTCAACCGGCGGCTGCGCGGACGGACGCTGTTCCGGATGGGGATGATCTTGCCGAACATCACCTCGGTGGCGGCGGTGACGATCATCTTCGCGCAGCTGTTCGGACGGGACTTCGGCCTGGTCAACTGGGTGCTGAGCTGGTTCGGGGCCGGCCGGATCGACTGGCAGGCCGGTACGGCCAGCTCGCACACCGCCATCGCGGCGATGGTCGTGTGGCGCTGGACCGGCTACCACGCCCTGATCTTCCTGGCCTCGATGCAGGCGATTCCGACGAGCATGTACGAGGCCGCCACTCTCGACGGCGCCAAGGGGTGGCAGCAGTTCTGGCGGATCACGGTGCCGTTGCTGCGGCCGCAGATCATCTTCTCCACGGTGATCGCGACGACGGGCAACATGCGGCTGCTCGCCGAACCGCTGCTGTTCAACCCCGGTACGGCGGCCGCCACCGGCGGCTCGGACCGGCAGTTCCAGACCGCCGCGCTCTACCTCTACGAACAGGGCTTCACCAAGTACGACTTCGGCTACAGCTCGGCGATCGCGTTGGTCCTGGCCGTCGTCACGATGCTCGTCGCGGGCCTGTCGTACCTGGTGACGCGGCGCATCCAAACGGACTGAGGAGCGGACATGACCACCGTGCTGACCCCGGTCACGCCCGAACGCATCCCCGGGCGGGCCCGGCGGCTCGTCCGGCGCGCCACGAGCCCGTGGACCTACGCCGCGCTGATCGCGATCCTGGCCGGTTCGGCGTTCCCGGTGTACTGGTCGCTGGTCGTCTCCTCGCAGACGACCGAAGCGGTCGGCAGCGTGCCGCCGGTACTCGTGCCCGGCGGGCACCTGTTCGAGAACATCGCCCGCGTCTTCGACGAGACGGACTTCGCACTGGCCCTGGGCAACTCGCTGATCGTCTCGGGCACCATCACCGTCTCGGTGGTGCTGTTCTCGACACTGGCAGGGTTCGCGTTCGCCAAGCTGCGCTTCCGCGGGCGGACCGCGTTGCTGCTCGTCGTGATCGCCACCCAGGCCATCCCGACGGAACTGGGCGTCGTCCCGCTCTACATGATGATGGCCGACCTCGGCTGGGCCGGGCAGCTGCAGGCGGTGATCGTGCCCGGCCTGGTCACCGCGTTCGGCGTGTTCTACATGCGCCAGTACTTCGAGCGCGCCCTGCCACTGGAGCTGCTGGAGGCCGGGCGCATGGACGGCTGCGGACCGCTGCGGTTGTTCTGGCACGTCGCCCTGCCCACGGCGCGCCCGGCCGCGGCGGTGCTCGGCCTGTTCACGTTCATGCAGGCCTGGAACGACTTCTTCTGGCCGCTGGTCGTGCTCGTCCCGGAGAACCCCACCGTCCAGACCGCCCTGTCCACCCTGGCCAGCGGCTACACCACCGACTACACGCTCGTGCTCACCGCCGCGACCATCGGCACCATCCCCGTCCTCGTCGTGTTCCTGCTGTTCGGCCGCCACATCGTCGGCGGCATCATGCAGGGCGCGCTCAAGGGCTGACCTTCCCGGAGATCACCGTGACTTCCCGCTTCCCGCCCGGCTTCCGCTGGGGCGTCTCCACGTCGGCGTTCCAGATCGAGGGCGCCACCACCGCGGACGGCCGCCGTCCCTCCATTTGGGACACCTTCACCCTGGTCCCCGGCGCCGTGGCCGGCGGCGACACCGGCGAACCGGCGGCCGACCACTACCACCGCTGGCGCGCCGACCTGGACCTGCTCGCCGGGCTCGGCGTCGACGCCTACCGGTTCTCGGTTTCGTGGCCCCGGGTGCAGCCGACCGGCCGCGGCCGCGGCGAACGCCGTGGTCTCGACTTCTACCGCAGGCTCGTGGAAGGCTTGCGGGAGAAGGGGATCGAGCCGTTCCTGACGCTGTACCACTGGGATCTGCCCCAGGACCTGGAGGACGAGGGCGGCTGGCGCTCGCGTGACACCGCGGCGCGGTTCGCCGACTACGCCGCCCTCGTGCACGCCGAACTCGGCGACCTCGTCGGGCACTGGACGACGCTGAACGAGCCCTACCCCTCGGCGATCGCGGGCTACGGCGAGGGCCGCCACGCACCCGGGGCGAGGGAGGGGCACGGCGCGCTCGCCGCCGCCCACCACCTGCTGCTCGGCCACGGACTGGCGGTGCGGGCGATGCGGGCGCAGGCGCCGCCGCACCACGAGTTCGGCATCGTGCTCAACCAGTCGCCGGTCGTGCCGGTGTCGGATTCGGCCGGGGACGCGGCCGCCGCGGCCCGGCAGGACACCCTGTTGCGACGCCAGTTCAGCGATCCGCTGTTCGGCGGCCGGTACGCGCCGGGCCTGGAGACCATGTTCAGCGGCGTTTCCGACTTCGCCTTCCGCCGCGACGGCGACCTGGAGACGATCGGGCAGCCGCTGGACTACCTGGGCGTGAACTACTACTACCGCCTGCACGTCGCGGACGCGCCGCACCGCGAACCCGATCCGGCCCGCCGCACGGCGGCCGACATCGGGGTGGACACCTCCCGGTTGCCCGACGTGCCGCGCACCGGGATGGGCTGGCCGGTCGAACCGCACGGCCTCACCGAAGCCCTGGCCGGCCTGCGCGACCGCTACCCGGCGCTCCCGCCGTTGTACGTCACGGAGAACGGCTGCGTCTACCCGGACCGGAGCGACTTCGCCGACCACGAGCGCATCACGTTCCTGCGGGAGCACATCGAGGCGGCCCGCGCGGCCGACGTCGACCTGCGGGGGTACTTCTGCTGGTCGCTGCTGGACAACTTCGAGTGGGCCCACGGGTACAAGCACCGGTTCGGGCTGGTGCACGTGGACTACGCGACGCAGGCCCGCACGCCACGGGCCAGCTACCGCTGGTACCGCGACTTCATCGCCTCCCAGCGGTGACCGGGGCCCGGCCGCGCCGGCCGGGCCCCGCCATCCGGCGGTTCAGGGCCGGCGGGGAGCTGACGGCCCTGAACCGCCCACCTCAGCACAGGGTCTTGCCGTAGCAGACGATCTCGGGCATCCCGGTGTGGAGGCCGAACTTCGGGATCTCGGTGTAGTCCGAGGACGTGTAGAGCGCGATCGCGGCCGGTTGCTTGGTGCCGGTCTCCAGTACCGCGCGTTTGCGGCCGGACAGTACCGCCGTGCGTTCCAGCTCGCGGAGGATCATCCGCGCATAGCCGCGCCCGCGTGCCGCTTCGGTGACGTACATCCGTTTGATCTCGGCGTCGCCCGCGAGGAAGTCCGGCGCCGGGCCGTCGTGGGCCCGCCACGCGCCGCAAGCCACGGCTTCGCCACCCCGGTAGCCGACGACGAACAGCCCGGACGGAGGAGTGAAGTCGTCGGGACCCATGGGCGTGACGTCTTCGGTTCCGTACAGTTCGACGTAGACCTGCTGCACCCTGGCGATGAGTCCGACGGCGTCCGGGTGACCGTAGGGCACCCCGACGATCCGCAAATCGTCCTTGTTGTGCAGTTCCATCACTTCGGCAACTTCCTCCGGTCATCGGCCGCGCCGCGACGCTGCCGTCCGTCCGCGACCTGGTGTATGTAGCGATCATTCTACAGGGTCGGCGGAACAAGCCATCCGGATGTTCACTTGTCCGGACGGGTGCCGGTCACCCCGCGGCAGTTGTGCGGACAAGCCGGGGGACGACTCTGACCGGCATGACGAGGTATCTGGAGATCGCCGACCGGCTCGCCGCCGAGCTGGACGGCTCCGCGCCGGGAACCCGGGTGGCGAGTGAGCCGGAGCTGGCCAGCCGCTTCGGGGTGGGCCGTGCGGCGGCCCGGTCGGCGCTGCAGGAACTGGAACGGCGGCTGCTGGTCCGCCGCGTCCAGGGCGCCGGGACGTTCGTCAACTCCCGCATCGATTACGTGATCTCCGGCAGCCGCCCGCCGTCCTGGCACACCACGGTGGAGGCCGCGGGCGGCACGCCACGGACGGTGCTCAAATCGGTGGACCGCGTGGGACTGCCGGAGGCGGAGGCCGCGCGGCTGGGGCGACAGCCCGGCACGCCGGCGCACCACGTGGTCCGCACCCGCTACATCAACAGCCTGCTCACCGGCTGGGGTGAGGAGTGGATCCCCGTCGACGTGGTGCCCGATCTGGACCTGGGACTGCACGCGGTCGACTCGGTCGATCTGGTGCTGCGGCAGATGGGCCGCGTGTCGCCGGTGCGGGCGTGGTGCCGCGTGAGCCTGGAGCTGCCGCCGCCGCGGGTGCTGCGGGAACTGGAGGTCGAGCCGAGCACCCCGGTCTACCTCATCGAAAGCCTCAGCAAGGACGAGACGACCGGCGCCGGCCTGATGTGCAGCGGCGCCTGGACGCGTGCCGACGCCGTGCGCGTGATCGTCGAAATGAGCGAAACCATCACCCACGAGGAGGAGCGGTGACCGACGTGTTGAGCCGCGAGCAGCGATGCGCGCTGCTCGCGGAGGCCGGGCGGGAGGAGCTCGTGGCGCTGGCCGACGAATGCCTCGCCGACGGCGCCCCGGTGCGCGTGCTGACCGGGCCGGAGGTGGGCGCGGTCGCCGCGCAGGTGCGTGAACCCGTGCTGGCCGAACGGTTCCTGCTCGGCGACGTGCTGGCGTGCCGGGCCGAGGTGGAGGTCGCCGGGCAGCGCGGGTGGTCGATGCGGCTGGGCGACGACCGCGCCGCGACACTGGCCGCCGCCGTGCTCGACGCCGAAGCCGAGGCCACCCGGCCCCAGTCGGGGCGGATCGAGCAGCTGTGCCGTGAGGTCGAAGCCCGCCGCGCCCGCCGCGAGGCCGCCGAGTGGGCCGAGCTCGCGCCCACCGTCGTCGAGTTCGAGGAGCTGACATGACCCGCGTACTGGACCGGATCGCGGCCGCGACGCTGCGCCCCGACGAGTCGCGGACCGTGTTCCGCGCCGTCCTCGACGCCCTGTCCCGGCCCGGCCGCGTCGTCACGCTGCCCGCCGACGGGAGCACGCCCGCGGTGCTGCTGCCCGTGCTGGCACTGGCGGACCTGGGAACCGGAGTCGCGGTGCTCGACGACGGCGAGGACTGGGCCGACGTGATCGGGGTGGTCACCTCCTCGCCCGCGGTCCCGCCGGCCACGGCCCGGTTCGTCGCCGCGACCCGGCCCATGACCCCGGCGGAACTACGCACCGTCCGCCGGGGCAGCGCGCTCGCCCCGGAAGAGGGCGCGCTGGTGTGCCTGTCCGTGCCCGAACTGGACGGTACCGATTGGACACTCACCGGGCCCGGTGTGGACGGATCCTCTCGTCTGTCCGGAGTGGACGGACTACGGGAAGCCCGCGCCGAAGCCGTGTCCGGATTCCCCGCCGGGATCGACCTGCTGCTGATCACCCGGGACGGGCGCATGGCGGGCATCCCGCGCAGCACCACCATCGAAGGGAGGGACCGCTGATGGGCTACTCCGGAGCACGCGGCGGCCTGGAAGCCATCCTCGCGGCCGAGGACCTGGTCCGGCGCGCCCGCGACCAAGCCCCGGCGCCGTGGATGCCGACCGGCCAGATCACCGCGCGGATGCGGCTGCTCGTCGACCGGGTGATGGGTGAAGGCGGCCTGTACCACGAGGACACCGCGGCGGCCGCGCTGCGCCAGGCGGAGGGCGATCCGCTGGAGGCATCGCACCTGGTACGCGCCCACCGGTCGACGTTGCCGCGCCTGGCGGTCAGCGAACCGGTCGACCCGGACGAGATGACGATCCTGCGGCGCGTCGTGCCCGCCTTCCGCGAGCCGGACGGCCCGCAGCTGCTCGGGCGCACCACCGACTACACCGGCCGCCTCCTGGAGCAGCCCGACGGGCAGCCCGAGGCGCGGCCGCACGAGCCGGGTCCGGCCCGCGAGCGCACCGCCGAGCAGCGCACCCCGCGCCGGTTCCTGGACCTGCTGCGCAAGATGGACCTGGTCGCCGACCAGCGCCGCACCGACGACCCGGACCCGGTCGACATCACCCGCAAGCCCGCCCGCCCGCCCGCCGACCGTTCCGCGGTGCTCGCGTCGATGGCGCGCGCGGAGACCGGTGGCCTGGTCGCCCTGTGGTACCGGTCCATCCTCGGCCCCGACGGTGACAT containing:
- a CDS encoding GntR family transcriptional regulator, which encodes MTRYLEIADRLAAELDGSAPGTRVASEPELASRFGVGRAAARSALQELERRLLVRRVQGAGTFVNSRIDYVISGSRPPSWHTTVEAAGGTPRTVLKSVDRVGLPEAEAARLGRQPGTPAHHVVRTRYINSLLTGWGEEWIPVDVVPDLDLGLHAVDSVDLVLRQMGRVSPVRAWCRVSLELPPPRVLRELEVEPSTPVYLIESLSKDETTGAGLMCSGAWTRADAVRVIVEMSETITHEEER
- the phnH gene encoding phosphonate C-P lyase system protein PhnH, translating into MTRVLDRIAAATLRPDESRTVFRAVLDALSRPGRVVTLPADGSTPAVLLPVLALADLGTGVAVLDDGEDWADVIGVVTSSPAVPPATARFVAATRPMTPAELRTVRRGSALAPEEGALVCLSVPELDGTDWTLTGPGVDGSSRLSGVDGLREARAEAVSGFPAGIDLLLITRDGRMAGIPRSTTIEGRDR
- a CDS encoding carbohydrate ABC transporter permease, with amino-acid sequence MTSAKTLTWAERRHKWSATLSPFGFISPYFLIFGAFGLFPLLYTAVVSLQDRNLLDADGATFIGLGNYEQLLFHDPYFWNAMGNTVSLWLLTTIPQILFALGVAHLLNRRLRGRTLFRMGMILPNITSVAAVTIIFAQLFGRDFGLVNWVLSWFGAGRIDWQAGTASSHTAIAAMVVWRWTGYHALIFLASMQAIPTSMYEAATLDGAKGWQQFWRITVPLLRPQIIFSTVIATTGNMRLLAEPLLFNPGTAAATGGSDRQFQTAALYLYEQGFTKYDFGYSSAIALVLAVVTMLVAGLSYLVTRRIQTD
- a CDS encoding GH1 family beta-glucosidase produces the protein MTSRFPPGFRWGVSTSAFQIEGATTADGRRPSIWDTFTLVPGAVAGGDTGEPAADHYHRWRADLDLLAGLGVDAYRFSVSWPRVQPTGRGRGERRGLDFYRRLVEGLREKGIEPFLTLYHWDLPQDLEDEGGWRSRDTAARFADYAALVHAELGDLVGHWTTLNEPYPSAIAGYGEGRHAPGAREGHGALAAAHHLLLGHGLAVRAMRAQAPPHHEFGIVLNQSPVVPVSDSAGDAAAAARQDTLLRRQFSDPLFGGRYAPGLETMFSGVSDFAFRRDGDLETIGQPLDYLGVNYYYRLHVADAPHREPDPARRTAADIGVDTSRLPDVPRTGMGWPVEPHGLTEALAGLRDRYPALPPLYVTENGCVYPDRSDFADHERITFLREHIEAARAADVDLRGYFCWSLLDNFEWAHGYKHRFGLVHVDYATQARTPRASYRWYRDFIASQR
- a CDS encoding GNAT family N-acetyltransferase, producing MRIVGVPYGHPDAVGLIARVQQVYVELYGTEDVTPMGPDDFTPPSGLFVVGYRGGEAVACGAWRAHDGPAPDFLAGDAEIKRMYVTEAARGRGYARMILRELERTAVLSGRKRAVLETGTKQPAAIALYTSSDYTEIPKFGLHTGMPEIVCYGKTLC
- a CDS encoding ABC transporter substrate-binding protein; this translates as MRPKTTSRRIRLMAGAVCAGLAAVAALSGCGSGDAGGGKVRLSLGLFGNFGYTELIKEYEAAHPDIEITERTASYSDHHKNLAAHLATGGGAADIEAIDTGYVAQFKATPDKFVDLNTAGGDQLRDRWLDWKWSASLATGGQQIGYGTDVGGLAICYRSDLFAQAGLPTDRDAVSALWPTWQAYFDTGKRFREHAPNGVKFMDGGPTVLNAIIGQAPVGYYDQSDHLVVASNPALRQGWDQVVDAVKANLSAGLLYSTPTWNTGFTQSQFATVTCPAWMMPKIKDQAPDTAGKWDVATVPGGGGNWGGSYLTVPQQGKHTQEAVELAAWLTAPEQQAKIFTSQGLLPSTPSLYDNPEIAGYTDPFFNNAPVGKLFTDAAKELKPQYQGPKAGDVQTEFGNAMQRVEQGKQDGAAAWQQLVDDVAKLQS
- a CDS encoding phosphonate C-P lyase system protein PhnG, which encodes MTDVLSREQRCALLAEAGREELVALADECLADGAPVRVLTGPEVGAVAAQVREPVLAERFLLGDVLACRAEVEVAGQRGWSMRLGDDRAATLAAAVLDAEAEATRPQSGRIEQLCREVEARRARREAAEWAELAPTVVEFEELT
- a CDS encoding carbon-phosphorus lyase complex subunit PhnI, with the protein product MGYSGARGGLEAILAAEDLVRRARDQAPAPWMPTGQITARMRLLVDRVMGEGGLYHEDTAAAALRQAEGDPLEASHLVRAHRSTLPRLAVSEPVDPDEMTILRRVVPAFREPDGPQLLGRTTDYTGRLLEQPDGQPEARPHEPGPARERTAEQRTPRRFLDLLRKMDLVADQRRTDDPDPVDITRKPARPPADRSAVLASMARAETGGLVALWYRSILGPDGDIHEVTLGDVRHGRVPLRVRHPHTGNPVTLGEFRVSEAEAIENLDGADEDRTRLDVGYGLCFGHNERKAIAMANLDIANRRFGRTGPLGQLLLLTVDGLDSAGFLEHLKLPHYVTFRSIVERKQAMRTAAEAGEGPAERVAEPAGKEC
- a CDS encoding carbohydrate ABC transporter permease — translated: MTTVLTPVTPERIPGRARRLVRRATSPWTYAALIAILAGSAFPVYWSLVVSSQTTEAVGSVPPVLVPGGHLFENIARVFDETDFALALGNSLIVSGTITVSVVLFSTLAGFAFAKLRFRGRTALLLVVIATQAIPTELGVVPLYMMMADLGWAGQLQAVIVPGLVTAFGVFYMRQYFERALPLELLEAGRMDGCGPLRLFWHVALPTARPAAAVLGLFTFMQAWNDFFWPLVVLVPENPTVQTALSTLASGYTTDYTLVLTAATIGTIPVLVVFLLFGRHIVGGIMQGALKG